CGCGCGCTCAACCAGTCCCGGGCGGGCGTCGGCTACGACGTCTACCTGAAGCGAACGGCATTCTACGCGATCGCGACCGCCTTCGCCGGCGCACTCGTCGGCGTCTTCGTGACGCTCCTGCTTTCGAACCTGGGCGTGATCGCCGAACTCCGGAACCCGCTCTCCGTCGACGGCGGCGTCGCTCGGTTCGTCGGGCAGAACCGCTCTATGTTCTTCGGGGCCGGCGCGACGCTCGTGCTCGCGGCGCTGTCGGGTGGCGCGGTCTGGTACGCACGGACGACCTATCCGCGGTATCTCGCCGACAATCGGCGACGGAACATCGACGTGACCCTGCCACACGCGATCACGTTCCTCTACGCGCTCTCTCACGGCGGGATGAGCCTGCTCGAGACGATGCGCGTGCTCGCCGAGTCCGAGGACAGCTACGGCGAGGTGGCAAACGAGTTCGACATGATCGTCCGCGACGTGGATCTGTTCGGGAACGACCTCTACACCGCGATCCGAAACGCCCGGGACCTGACGCCGAGCGACAACCTCGAGGGGTTCTTCGACGACCTGCTGGCGGTGCTCGACGCCGGTGGTGACGTGACCGAGTTCTTCAGCGACGAGACGGACACGTACCTCGAGGACGCGCGCGAACAGCAGGACCAGTTCGTCTCGACGCTGGAGCTGCTCTCGGAGGTCTTCGTCGTCGGCTTCGTCGCCGCGCCGCTGTTTCTGGTCGTCATCCTGCTCGTCATTAGCATGCTGGGCGGGGCGACGCTCGGCCAGCTCACGCTGTTGATCTACGCCATCCTCCCGCTCGGGATGATCGCGTTCCTGGTGTTGATCGACACGCTCTCGACGCCGTACCGGGTTCCCCGCACCGAATTCGAGGCCGAAGCGGGAATCGTCGGCGACCGCTTCTCGACGCTCGGGACGGCGGTCGTCCGCGACGCGTTCGCGGACCTGCTCGACTGGCTCGGCGTGGTGAGTCGGTCCGCGCCCGACGAGGGGGCGCTGTCGCCACCGGAGCGCGATCGGATTCGGACCGATCGGTACCTGCGGGCGCGGCGGCGAGAGGAGTTCCGCAAGCGGCTGCTGGACCCGCTGGCGTCCGTCCGGCGGGACCCGCTTTCGTCCCTGCTGGTGACGCTCCCGCTGGCGCTCGTGACCGTCGGTGGCTTCCTCGCGACCGGCCTCGTCGAACCGACCCGGGACGCCTTCCTCGCCGAACCGGTCACGGCGACGACGCTCGTGGTCGTGGTCCCATTCTTGCTCGTGGCGATACCGCTGTCGGTGTTCCACGAACTGAAGACGCAGCGCGAGACCGACTTCGCGCGACGGTTTCCGGACACGCTGAACGTCCTCTCCAGCGCGAACCGGATGGGGATCGAGTTCACCGACGCGCTCGCGATGGTCGGGCAGTGGTCCCGGGGCCCGCTGGCGACCGAACTCCGGATGGTCCGCAACGACATCCGGTGGCACTTCGACACCCGGTCTGCGTTGCTCGGACTGGCAAACCGGATCAACGCCCCATCGCTCTCGCGGACGCTGAAGCTCGTCGCCGAAGGGACGCGCTCGTCCAGCGACGTGGCTCGCGTCCTCTCGGTCGCCGCCGACGACGCGCGCGACCGGTTCAAGATCGAGCGCCGCCGGCGACAGGACCTCTCTGCGTACACGGTCGTCGTCATCATCGGCTTCCTGGTGTACATGCTCGTGATCGTCCTGCTCGACACGAGCTACCTGCGACCCATCGCCGACGCACCACCGGTGCCTGCTCCGGAGGGAGTCACGGGCACCCCTGTGAGCCTGGAGAACCTGCCCGTCGAGGCCTATCGGGCGCTGTTCTTCCACTCGGCGCTCATCCAGGCCGTCGGCATCGGCCTGATCGCCGGGAAGCTCTCCCGCGACAGCGTTCTGAGCGGTCTCAAGTACGGCATCGCACTGATCACACTCACCCTCATCACCTTCGCACTGCTATGACCACCGAAAGAGACACGATCGACCGACAGCATTCGACCACGAGCGCGACGGGGCGCCGGCGCCTGCGGACCGACGACCGCGGGGTCTCGGAAGTCATCGGCGCGCTCCTCATGTTCGCCCTGCTCATCCTGTTGCTGGTCCTCATCCAGGTGAACGCGGTGCCGGCGGCCAACCAGCAGGTCGAGTTCGAGCACAGCCAGCGCGCCCAGGGCGACTTCCAGGAACTGCAGGACGTGATCCTGCTCGCGGCGTCGACCGGCCGCGAGGGCAGTGTCAGCGTCGAGACCGGGACCGGGTACCCGGCGCGACTGTTCCTGTTCAATCCACCGCGAGCGTCCGGGACCATCGAACGCTCCGCGACCGGGACCGCCGAAGTACGCAACGCGCTGGCCGCCGGGGAAGTCGGTGACTACGTCGACGGCACCCCCATCTCGTTCGAGTCCGGCGGACTCGCCTACCGCCCGAACTACAACGAGTACGGCGGCGCACCGACGACCGTCTACGAGAACGGCGTCCTCTACAGCAACTTCACGGGCAACCGCTCGGTGATTCAGGAACGAGGAGCCATCGTCAGCGGTCGCGACGTGTCGCTCGTGGCGCTGCAGGGCACGCTCGCCACGTCGAGTTCGCAGTCGGTCTCGGTCGGCGTCACGCCGATCAGCGCCCCGACGCGGACGGTCAGCGTCACGAACTCGGCTCCCGGGGCGCCGGTCACCGTCACGGTGCCGACCCGACTCGGGCCGGACGCCTGGCGGACGATTCTCGAGGAGGAACTCGAAGCAAACGGCGGGTACGTCACGCGCATCGAGCGGGCCTCGAGTTCGAGCGTCCGGTTCACGCTGGCAGAGGACGTGGTCTACGACCTGCGGATGGCGGCGGTCGGCGTCGGAACCGGTTTCGACCGGTCGACAGAGGCTCAGTACGTCACCACCGTCGCGGGCAACGGCTCGACCGTGCCAGAGGACGGCAGTCAGCGGATCGTCGCGGAGGTGCGCGACGCCTACAACAACCCCGTCAGCAACGAGTCGATAGCCGCCGAAGCCGTCCAGGGCGGCGGGACGGTGCAGGTCGTCGGGTCCGACCAGACCGACGACGAGGGACAGGTCGAACTGGAGTACACCGCCGGTGGCATCAACACGCCCCTGGAGGACGTGGTAGTCGAGGTCTGGATCGGGAACGGGTCGACGCCACCGACCGATCCCCAGCGCGTCGCCGAGGTCTCGCTCACCGTCTTCGACGTTGACGGGACCGGCCAGACCGGCTCTCCGGGCGGCAACCCGGTCAACCCGGGGATCAACCTCCAGCTGACGGGGGCCGAAGCCGTCGGGAGCGGCGGATGTAACGCCCGGAGCAACGGCTGTGACGCGGGGGTAACGATCACCAACCGGAACAGCCAGACCGGCTGGACCGTCGAGGATATGCGCGTCAGCGTCTACGCCGCACAGGGCGACAGCGGGCCCACCAGTTACGTCGTCTCAGACACCCGCGGCGGAAGCGGGACGTCGCTGAGCGTCGGCGCCGACTTCAGGTCGGTCGGCCTCGACGACTTCGGTCCCGAGGGTGCCGCCGACGACGAACAGAGGTACGTCTTCGACTTCGCCGGCTTCTCGACCGCACAGGACGGGGTCCGAACCGGGGACACCTTCGTCCTCGAAGTCATCTACGAGGACGACGACGGGAATCCGGCCGTCGTGACGTACTTCGTTCCGCTGGCCTAGATCGGTCTAGGCCTGTCCGTCGCCGATATCCACCACGAGCGTCGGGCGGCCGACGTTCTCGACGACGCGTTCGGTCACACTGCCGAGTGACGCCACACGGTCCCGCCCCGTCCGCCCGTGGGTCCCCATCACGAGCAGGTCAGCGTCGATCTCCGACGCGTAGTCCGTGATCTCGGTGTGGGGGATCCCTTCCCGGCGTTCCCGGACGACCTCGACGCCGGCCTCGTCGCCCGCGGTCTCGACGGCGTCGAGGGCGGCCTCGCCCTCCGCTTCGAGGGTCGCGATCACGTCGTCCTGGGTGTCCTCGTCGGCGGCCAGGAACAGGCGGCGGTCGACGACGTAGAGCGCGTGAACCGTCGCGTCGTTGTCCGCGGCGACGTGGAAGGCGTGCTCGAGAGTTTCGTCGGTCCCGCTGCTCCCGTCTGTCGGCACGAGTATCCGGTCGTACATGCTCGCGGAGTTGGCCTGGCTGGTACTTGAAACACCACCCCCGAGTTCCCGGGTCGTCGCCGGACCGTCGCGTCGGCGGGCGGCCCGAATCGGGGTCGGGAACCGGTGTGTCACAACTTCGCACAACACACCTCGCGTTTACACTGTTAGGCTATGAGAAGCAATTTCTTCACGAAAGAACCACCAATTTTAGTTAGGTGGATACCGACGGTGTGTATATGGTCGACAAAGACGACCTGCGACAGCAGCTGATCGACGGCTTCGAAGGCGCAGACTATCCCGTGAACAGCCCGATGGACCTCGTTCCGGCTCTGCCGAACGGTCCGTCCACCACGTTCGAGTCCGGTGACGTGAGCTTCACCGCAATGGAGCTCAACCAGAAGGGCGGCGGCGGCGACTTCCCCTACGACGACGTGGAGTCGCTCGTCGACGACATCCTCGAAGGCCTCGAGGACGAAGGTTACATCTAACGCCCGCAAACCGACCCCGATTTTTTCGCGACACGAGCCGGATAGCAGCCGGTACGTCTCGCCCGCCCCAACCCGTATCAACGTTCGGTCCCTACCGGCGGGTATGTCACGGAACGCCGAGCGAGACCTGCCAGAGACCGACGAGGAGTGGCGCGAAGTGCTCGACGAGGAGGCGTACAGGATCCTCCGCGAGGCCGGCACGGAGCCGAAGTTCAGCGGCGAGTACGTCGACCAGAAGGCGGACGGCACCTACGTCTGCGCCGGCTGTGGGACGGAACTGTTCGACTCCGAGACGAAGTTCGAGTCGGGCTCGGGGTGGCCCAGCTTCTACGACGCCGCGCGGGACAACGTCGAGACCCGACTCGACACCAGCCACGGGATGCGGCGGACGGAGGTCGTCTGCGCGACGTGTGAGGGCCACCTCGGCCACGTCTTCGAGGACGGACCGGAGCCGACGGGCGAACGCTTCTGCATCAACTCGGCCGCCCTCGAGTTCGATCCCGAGGAGGAGTGAGCGGCCGCTCGCGGCGTCTGTTCGAGTGTAATATTTTATAGGTGATGATCCACTGAACTTGCCCTGTGGTCGCTGCGGATCGGTCTGGGGGCGACGGGGAGCAGTCAGAGTCAGACGCCGACGGCGGGAGCCGCGCCGGCGCTGTTCGCGAGCGTGCCGTGCGGTTCGCGGCGGCGACGCCGCGAGGCGGACCGGCGGTCGTCGGCGCCGTCGGAATCGGGCTGTTCCTGATCACGCTTTTGAACTTCGTCCGTGAGTTGCGCCTGTTCGGCTTCGAGTGGCCACAGGTCGTCGCGGTCTCGCTGAGCGCGTGGCTCTCGGCCGCCATCGTCTACGCGGCGATCTACCTCCACGTGAGCGACTTCACGCCCGAGCAGCGCTGGCAGGTCGCGGCCGCGTCGCTCACCGGCGTCGTCTTCGTCTACTTCGTGATGTACGCCACCGTGTTCGTGCGGCTCTCGATCGGTCTCCGGTTCGTCGGGCCGACGCTGCAGTTGCTCGCCAGCGCCCACGCCGGCGCCATCGCCGGCTACCTGATCGGCCTGCTGTACGTCAAGGCCCGGCGGGACGCCCGGCGCGCCCAGCGGATCGGCCGCCAGCTGGAGTTCATGCACAGCATCCTCCGTCACGACGTGCTCAACAGCATGACGGTCGTCAGAGCCCGCGCCGAACACCTCGACGGGCGCCTCGACGGGGAGCACGACGAGTCGATCGACGCCATCCGCAACCAGGCCGAGAGCGTGATCGATCTCTCCCAGCGCGCGCGGGCGACGGTCGACGCGCTGGCCGCCGACGCCGACGTGACGCCCGAACCCGTCGACCTGTCGGCCGTCCTCCGCGAGGAGGTGACGACCGTCCGCTCGACGTACGACGACCTGAACGTGACCGCGGACGTCCCCGACGAGGTGCTCGTGCAGGCCGACGACATGCTCCCGGCCGTCTTCGGGAACCTGTTGAGCAACGCCGTCCAGCACAACGACGCCGACGGCCCGCGGATCGACGTCGCGGTCATGGTCGGTGCCGACTCGGTCGAGGTCCGCGTCCGCGACAACGGTCCCGGCATCCCCGACGAGGAGAAAGAGACCGTGTTCGAGCAGGGCCACAGCTCCAGCGGCGGCGGTTTCGGCCTCTTTTTCGTCCGGACCATGCTCGACCACTACGGCGGGTCGATTACCGTCGAGGACAACCAGCCCCGCGGCTCGACGTTCGTCGTTACCCTGCCGCGCGCGGAGCGGAGCGAAACCGCACCGTTCGGCGGCATCGGTGTGTGAGCGACGGGCTGTGCGCTCGGTCGGTAGCTGTCGAAAGAATCGAAGTCGCGTCCAGTCGCCGTCAGGCGACAGTACGAAACTCGTTAGTTACGAACGACGTTCGTCGCGCGCGGGCCCTTGGGGGCCTGTTCGATGTCGAAATCGATCTCGGTCCCCTCGGTGAGGTCCTCGCCGCCAACGTCCTCCATGTGGAAGAAAACGTCCTCGTCCGCGTCCTCTGTGTCAATAAAGCCGTAACCGCCAGTGTCGTTGAAGAAATCAACCTTACCGTTTGCCATTGCGAATGAACGAACGCCGAGTATACGGTTAAGTATTCCGCATCTGTTTTCTAGTTTGGGTATTTTCCGAACGAATGTCTCGGGTTAAACCATTATACTGGAACAAGTGTACCGTTTGGTCGGTTTCGCGCCGAACGGCGTCCGATCGGTCACAACGAGCGTGAAGCTCCGAGGGATCGACAGTTCTCGGCCGGCCGGTTTAGTAGGCCTCTCCGCTCGCGGGGAGGTCTTAACTGGATCGACGTGTCCCGTGAGGTATGACGTCTCTGGACGACGTATTCGTCGCCGACGCGGTCTCACACGCGTACAACCTGCATCCGTCGAACTACGCGATCGAGCGGTACGCCCAGCCGGTGGTCGACCTGATGACCGGCGTGGAGAAGGCGATGCCCGAGGGGTACCAGCGGACCGAGGAGTCGTTCCTGACGGACTGGGACCCCGAGGTGACCGCGAACATGCTCTTCCGGGAGAGCCAGGTCGACTTCACCGTCTTTCACCCCCAGTCCATCACCATCTTCGAGGACGGCCTCACCTCGCTGGAGAAGGCCGCGCGGTTCGTCGAGGCCCACCCGGACCGGACCGAACCGCTCGCCAGCGTCGACATCATCGGGATGGACGACCCCGAAGCGGAACTCGAACGCCAGGTCCGGGAGTTCGGCAGTCACGGCGTGAAGGTCTATCCGTCCTACTGGAGCGACGACGGACACACCGGGTTCGAGATGGACGACCCCGAGTCCGCGTTCCCGCTCTGGGAGAAGTGTGCCGACCTCGGCCTCGACGTCGTCGCGGTCCACAAGGCCGTCCCGTTCGGGAACGTCCCGCTCGACTCCTACGAGGTCGACGACGTGCCCGAGGCCGCCGAGAGTTTCCCGGACCTCAACTTCGAGATCGTCCACGGCGGGTTCATCCTCGCCGAGGAGACGGGCTATCACGTCGCCGAACACGACAACGTCTACGTCAACCTCGAGATCACCGCCGCCGACGCCGCGACCCGCCCCGACGCGTTCGTCGAGACGATGGAGAACCTGCTGTACGCCGGCGGGAAAGAGGCCCTCGACAGGGTCATCTGGGGGTGTGGCACCCCGCAGTTCCACCCGCAACTGCTGCTCGAGTCGTTCTGGAACATCGACTACCCCGAGATGGAGTCCCGGGACGGCACGTTCACGATCACCGAGGACGACAAACGCAAGATGGTCGGCGCGAACCTCGCCGAGGCCCACGGGTTCGACGTGGACGAACTCCAGGAGCGCATCGGCGACGACGAGTACAGCGGCGACCTCGAAGCCCCCTACTCCAAGACCCCCTTCGAGGTGGTGGCGTGACGAGCGAAGCCCGCGTCCGCGAGGCACTCCGGGAGGTGGTGGACCCCTGTACCGCCGCGAACGGCTCCGACCTCGACGTGGTGGAGATGGGGCTAATCGCTGACCTGACGGTCGAGGACGGCGCCGTGCGGGTCGACCTGCGGCTCACGACGCCCGCCTGCCACATGGTCCCCTACTTCATCACCGAGATTACGGACCGCGTGGAACCGCTCGACGGCGTCGAGTCGGTCACCGTCGAGACGGACGCCGGCATGGATTGGACGCCCGAGATGATGACCGACGCGGCCCGGGCGAAGCGCCGCGCCGTCCTGGATCGGTACGACGAGAAGTACGAGGCGGCACGGGCGACGGACTAACCGCTACCCCGGAACCGACTGGTCGTGGTACACGCTATCGAACCTTCCGGATGACTTTAAAGGATTCAGTTCGTATTGTAACTGTGAGTGAGAACACAGGGCGTCGGAATCTCCGCATGCCCAACGACGACGAGCTGTTTGCGGTCGTGACAGAACACAACGGTGGGAACCACGTCCGCGTGCAGTGCGAGGACGGCGAGAACCGGATGGGGCGCATCCCCGGCCGGATGAAGTACCGGACCTGGATCAGCGAGGGCGACGTCGTCCTCGTCGAGCCCTGGGACTGGCAGGACGAGAAGGCGAACATCGAGTGGCGCTACGACGGCCAGGACGCGGACCAGCTTCGCGCCGAAGGCCACATCGACTGATATTTTACACCCGCACGCGGTGTCGCCGTCCGACGGGACTATACGTGTCCACAGACCAGCGTAGCTGTGGATTCGAACGAGGTCCGCCGACAGTGGCTCGACCGGTCCGGAGAGTACTCCCCCGAGTATTACGCCCATCACGGCCCCGACCGGCGGAGCGAGTCCGTTCGCGACGTCCTCGAGGAGTTCTGCGACCGTGACGCGCGAGTGCTCGAACTGGGCTGTGGCGTCGGTCGGCACCTCGAACACTGCAGGCAACACGGCTTCGAGAACCTCTCGGGCGTCGACATCAACGAAGAGGCGTTCGAGACGATGGAAGCGGCGTATCCGGATCTGGCCGCGACGGGGACCTTCTACTGCGACGCCATCGAGGACGTCGTCGGCGAGTTCGCCGACGGGCAGTTCGACGCCGTCTTCTCCGTCGAGACCCTCCAGCACGTCCATCCCGACGCCGACTGGGTGTTCGGGGAGGTGGCCCGGATCACGGACGACCTCCTCGTCACAGTGGAGAACGAGGGCGAGACGGGCCCCGACGAATCGCCCGAGGACGACGTGAACTACGTCAACGACGACTTCCCGCTGTACTACCGCGACTGGGGCCAGGTCTTCACCGACCGCGGGCTCGTCCAGGTCGCGGTCGAACCCGGTGACCGGGACACGCTGCGGGCGTTTCGTCACGAAGACCATCGTTGAGCGACGGGGGCGCTGGTTCTCTCAGCGGTTCGTCCCGACCGGCGATCGACCCTGCCCGGAGAACCCCTTCTTTACGTTTGTGGTATTTCAAGGCGTGAGAACTGGAGGGAACGAGTGAAAACGGGGTAGTGGGAAGGGCTAGTATGGCCGGTTCGCCGTCGGGGGTCGCGCTCGCCTACTACGTGCTGCCAGCGGTCGCCACCGTGCTGCACGCGGTCCTCGCGTACTGGATCCTCCTGCATCACCGCCACCGGTCGGGCGCGAAGTGGTTCGTGATCGCGCTCGCGACGGGCGGGGTCGGGACGTTCGCGTTCTGGCTCTTCATGCTCGCCCCGCCGGGCCCCCTCAAGCTGTTCCTGTTCTACCCGTCGGCGCTGGGCGCGCTCGCCTCCTACGTCGCGTTCGCGGTGTTCGCGGGCCGGTACACGGGGACGGACTACCACCGCCACTGGCTCGTCCGCGCGATGTTCGTGGTTACCCTCGGCGGCTTCGTCGGGATGATGCTCGTCAGACCGTACGTCAACCTCTTCTTCACGAACGTCCATCTGGTCACCGATCCCGTCGTCTACTACAGCTACGACCTCAAGAGCGGACTCCTCGTCATCTACCTGCTGAACTACCTGCTGGGCTTTTACAACGCGTACAAACTGATCCGCTATCTCCTCTCGACCTCGGCGCGGTCGGCCGGGCAGCTCGTGTTGCTCGTCTGCGGGGCGCTCTCGATCGTCCTGATCACGGCCGCGAGCGAGGCCGGCCTGTTCCCCGCGACGGATCTCAATCACGCCCCCTACGCGACGATCCCCTTCATCCTGCTCACGACGTTCGCGCTGTTTCGCTTCGACTTCCTGAACGTGCAACCGGTCGCGCGCAACGCCGTGGTGGAGAACCTCCGCGATCCGGTACTCGTCCTCGACGACGAGCGTCGGATCGTCGACTACAACGCGGCGAGCACCGCGATCTGGCCCGACCTCGGATCCCGCGTCGGCGAGTCCTTCGAGGCCGCCTGTCCGGCGCTGGCCGAGGCCGTCGACCCCGGCGACCCGGACAGGGAGCGGACGGCCCAGGTGACGCTCCCGACCGAGGACGGCGAGCGCCACTTCTCCGTCACCGTCTCGTCGGTCGCACGGACGAACAGGGACGAAACCGAGTGGCTCTCGATCCTCCTGCGCGACGTCACCGCGCTCGAACGGTCTCGGTGGCAACTGGAGAAACAGAACGAACGGCTCGATCAGGTCGCCTCGACGATCTCCCACGACCTCCGTAACCCGATCCAGGTCGCCGACGGCTACGCCGAGATCCTCGAGCGGTTGCTCGGGCCGGACGGACTCGACCCCGACGAGGCGGCCACGGCCGCCGACCACGTCGGCGAGATCCGGTCCACTCACACCCGGATGGAGGCGATCATCGCGGACGTCCTCACCATCGCTCGCGAGGGCAAGACCGTCGACGAGACCGAACCGGTCTCCCTGGCCGCCGTCGCCCGGGAGGCCTGGGACAACGTCGACACGGGCGAGGCGAGACTGTCCGTCACGGGCGATCTGACGATCCCGGCCGATCACAGCAAGTTCCTCTCGATCCTCGAGAACTGCTTCCGGAACGCCGTCGATCACGGGCCGCCCGACGTGACCGTGACGGTCGGCCCCACGACCGGCGGTCCGACCCCGGCGGGCGAGAACGGGCCCGAAGGCAGCACCGGCTTTTTCGTCGCTGACGACGGCCCGGGGATTCCAGCGGAACACCGGGACAACGTCTTCGAGTACGGCTACACCACTAGCCAGGAGGGCACGGGCCTCGGGCTCTCCATCGTGCGGACGATGGCCGAGTCCCACGGCTGGACGGTCGAACTCGACGCCGACTACGAGGGCGGCGCGCGCTTCGTCTTCGCGGAGGTCGGCGGGAAATCCGTCACGGAGGAGCAGCAGACCCGCATCGCGTCCTGACCCGCTCAGTCGTCGGTCGGCGCGGGCGTGACCGGGGCAGTGTCGTCCGTCGGCGTCGAGCGCGGGAGGGTGAAGCGGTCGAGCAACTCGGTCAGGTCCGACGCCGCCGTCGAGAGCGCGTCGGTCCGATCCGCGACCGCGGAGACCGAGGTGGTCTGCTGTCGGGCGGCCGCGGCGACGGTCTCGGCCTGGGCGGCGGTCTCCTCGCTGATCGCCGCCACCTCGTCGACGGTCTCGACGACCTCCTCGGTCGTCTTCGCCTGGTCGTCGGTCGCCGTCGAGATCTCCTGGACGCTCGTGTTCAGGTCGCCGACGACGTCGACGAT
Above is a genomic segment from Halorientalis sp. LT38 containing:
- a CDS encoding amidohydrolase family protein, with the translated sequence MTSLDDVFVADAVSHAYNLHPSNYAIERYAQPVVDLMTGVEKAMPEGYQRTEESFLTDWDPEVTANMLFRESQVDFTVFHPQSITIFEDGLTSLEKAARFVEAHPDRTEPLASVDIIGMDDPEAELERQVREFGSHGVKVYPSYWSDDGHTGFEMDDPESAFPLWEKCADLGLDVVAVHKAVPFGNVPLDSYEVDDVPEAAESFPDLNFEIVHGGFILAEETGYHVAEHDNVYVNLEITAADAATRPDAFVETMENLLYAGGKEALDRVIWGCGTPQFHPQLLLESFWNIDYPEMESRDGTFTITEDDKRKMVGANLAEAHGFDVDELQERIGDDEYSGDLEAPYSKTPFEVVA
- a CDS encoding class I SAM-dependent methyltransferase, whose translation is MDSNEVRRQWLDRSGEYSPEYYAHHGPDRRSESVRDVLEEFCDRDARVLELGCGVGRHLEHCRQHGFENLSGVDINEEAFETMEAAYPDLAATGTFYCDAIEDVVGEFADGQFDAVFSVETLQHVHPDADWVFGEVARITDDLLVTVENEGETGPDESPEDDVNYVNDDFPLYYRDWGQVFTDRGLVQVAVEPGDRDTLRAFRHEDHR
- a CDS encoding ATP-binding protein, yielding MAGSPSGVALAYYVLPAVATVLHAVLAYWILLHHRHRSGAKWFVIALATGGVGTFAFWLFMLAPPGPLKLFLFYPSALGALASYVAFAVFAGRYTGTDYHRHWLVRAMFVVTLGGFVGMMLVRPYVNLFFTNVHLVTDPVVYYSYDLKSGLLVIYLLNYLLGFYNAYKLIRYLLSTSARSAGQLVLLVCGALSIVLITAASEAGLFPATDLNHAPYATIPFILLTTFALFRFDFLNVQPVARNAVVENLRDPVLVLDDERRIVDYNAASTAIWPDLGSRVGESFEAACPALAEAVDPGDPDRERTAQVTLPTEDGERHFSVTVSSVARTNRDETEWLSILLRDVTALERSRWQLEKQNERLDQVASTISHDLRNPIQVADGYAEILERLLGPDGLDPDEAATAADHVGEIRSTHTRMEAIIADVLTIAREGKTVDETEPVSLAAVAREAWDNVDTGEARLSVTGDLTIPADHSKFLSILENCFRNAVDHGPPDVTVTVGPTTGGPTPAGENGPEGSTGFFVADDGPGIPAEHRDNVFEYGYTTSQEGTGLGLSIVRTMAESHGWTVELDADYEGGARFVFAEVGGKSVTEEQQTRIAS
- a CDS encoding HAMP domain-containing sensor histidine kinase, with amino-acid sequence MVAADRSGGDGEQSESDADGGSRAGAVRERAVRFAAATPRGGPAVVGAVGIGLFLITLLNFVRELRLFGFEWPQVVAVSLSAWLSAAIVYAAIYLHVSDFTPEQRWQVAAASLTGVVFVYFVMYATVFVRLSIGLRFVGPTLQLLASAHAGAIAGYLIGLLYVKARRDARRAQRIGRQLEFMHSILRHDVLNSMTVVRARAEHLDGRLDGEHDESIDAIRNQAESVIDLSQRARATVDALAADADVTPEPVDLSAVLREEVTTVRSTYDDLNVTADVPDEVLVQADDMLPAVFGNLLSNAVQHNDADGPRIDVAVMVGADSVEVRVRDNGPGIPDEEKETVFEQGHSSSGGGFGLFFVRTMLDHYGGSITVEDNQPRGSTFVVTLPRAERSETAPFGGIGV
- a CDS encoding metal-sulfur cluster assembly factor translates to MTSEARVREALREVVDPCTAANGSDLDVVEMGLIADLTVEDGAVRVDLRLTTPACHMVPYFITEITDRVEPLDGVESVTVETDAGMDWTPEMMTDAARAKRRAVLDRYDEKYEAARATD
- a CDS encoding type II secretion system F family protein, whose product is MTDRSSDPSTAVQPDSGEAAAARFPPVERSGPSDSERIREEYGRVRAYFKRRGAQYRDLQRALNQSRAGVGYDVYLKRTAFYAIATAFAGALVGVFVTLLLSNLGVIAELRNPLSVDGGVARFVGQNRSMFFGAGATLVLAALSGGAVWYARTTYPRYLADNRRRNIDVTLPHAITFLYALSHGGMSLLETMRVLAESEDSYGEVANEFDMIVRDVDLFGNDLYTAIRNARDLTPSDNLEGFFDDLLAVLDAGGDVTEFFSDETDTYLEDAREQQDQFVSTLELLSEVFVVGFVAAPLFLVVILLVISMLGGATLGQLTLLIYAILPLGMIAFLVLIDTLSTPYRVPRTEFEAEAGIVGDRFSTLGTAVVRDAFADLLDWLGVVSRSAPDEGALSPPERDRIRTDRYLRARRREEFRKRLLDPLASVRRDPLSSLLVTLPLALVTVGGFLATGLVEPTRDAFLAEPVTATTLVVVVPFLLVAIPLSVFHELKTQRETDFARRFPDTLNVLSSANRMGIEFTDALAMVGQWSRGPLATELRMVRNDIRWHFDTRSALLGLANRINAPSLSRTLKLVAEGTRSSSDVARVLSVAADDARDRFKIERRRRQDLSAYTVVVIIGFLVYMLVIVLLDTSYLRPIADAPPVPAPEGVTGTPVSLENLPVEAYRALFFHSALIQAVGIGLIAGKLSRDSVLSGLKYGIALITLTLITFALL
- a CDS encoding translation initiation factor eIF-1A; translated protein: MSENTGRRNLRMPNDDELFAVVTEHNGGNHVRVQCEDGENRMGRIPGRMKYRTWISEGDVVLVEPWDWQDEKANIEWRYDGQDADQLRAEGHID
- the msrB gene encoding peptide-methionine (R)-S-oxide reductase MsrB, with the protein product MSRNAERDLPETDEEWREVLDEEAYRILREAGTEPKFSGEYVDQKADGTYVCAGCGTELFDSETKFESGSGWPSFYDAARDNVETRLDTSHGMRRTEVVCATCEGHLGHVFEDGPEPTGERFCINSAALEFDPEEE
- a CDS encoding MTH865 family protein, which produces MVDKDDLRQQLIDGFEGADYPVNSPMDLVPALPNGPSTTFESGDVSFTAMELNQKGGGGDFPYDDVESLVDDILEGLEDEGYI
- a CDS encoding DUF7289 family protein codes for the protein MTTERDTIDRQHSTTSATGRRRLRTDDRGVSEVIGALLMFALLILLLVLIQVNAVPAANQQVEFEHSQRAQGDFQELQDVILLAASTGREGSVSVETGTGYPARLFLFNPPRASGTIERSATGTAEVRNALAAGEVGDYVDGTPISFESGGLAYRPNYNEYGGAPTTVYENGVLYSNFTGNRSVIQERGAIVSGRDVSLVALQGTLATSSSQSVSVGVTPISAPTRTVSVTNSAPGAPVTVTVPTRLGPDAWRTILEEELEANGGYVTRIERASSSSVRFTLAEDVVYDLRMAAVGVGTGFDRSTEAQYVTTVAGNGSTVPEDGSQRIVAEVRDAYNNPVSNESIAAEAVQGGGTVQVVGSDQTDDEGQVELEYTAGGINTPLEDVVVEVWIGNGSTPPTDPQRVAEVSLTVFDVDGTGQTGSPGGNPVNPGINLQLTGAEAVGSGGCNARSNGCDAGVTITNRNSQTGWTVEDMRVSVYAAQGDSGPTSYVVSDTRGGSGTSLSVGADFRSVGLDDFGPEGAADDEQRYVFDFAGFSTAQDGVRTGDTFVLEVIYEDDDGNPAVVTYFVPLA
- a CDS encoding universal stress protein is translated as MYDRILVPTDGSSGTDETLEHAFHVAADNDATVHALYVVDRRLFLAADEDTQDDVIATLEAEGEAALDAVETAGDEAGVEVVRERREGIPHTEITDYASEIDADLLVMGTHGRTGRDRVASLGSVTERVVENVGRPTLVVDIGDGQA
- a CDS encoding cold-shock protein; translation: MANGKVDFFNDTGGYGFIDTEDADEDVFFHMEDVGGEDLTEGTEIDFDIEQAPKGPRATNVVRN